DNA from bacterium:
GGAAAATTTGATAGTTCAGAATGGGATATGCGAAAAGCTTCCGAAGAGTTTGCTAAGTTATTACCCCCTATTTTCAGTTATAACGTAATGGTCAATGCTCACCGCCAAGTAGCTCGCGTAATTTCCGGTGATGTTTACAGAGCATTTGCGGAAGCACGGGAATATGCCAGTAAGATCTATTCCCGTACAATCGATTCAGAAAAAAGAAAATCGTACGATGTCGTGATCGTCAACAGCTATCCCCTTGACTCCGATCCTGTTCAATCCGATAAAAACAAATGGGTACGTAAAGCATTTCCCGACGCCCATTTCATATACATCAATGCCACTCGTGATGGTATTGACTACCACGGATGGAAAAATATTCGTAAACGTTCAAAACCGGTTAAATGGATTCTGGCTGTTTTTAAAGCTTTTAATATTTTTCTACACTCGTATGGCTTATTATCACTATTTGCCGGTGCGCGACGCCTATTTGTGGTTAAATTTCTCTTGCCGGTGAAATTAGACTACCAATGGTATCAACAAAAACCGAAAAAGAAAAAACGCACGCCCCAAGACCACTCCACGAACGATCCTTGGGTTTATTCTCAATTTTATCCTCAGGAAAGTTTTGAAACTAAATATCCCAACGGGCGGCTCATTCGAGATTGGGATGAAATTAAACAATGGCTGGCAACCCAAAAACCTAAAGCGCGTATCGGCGTTTTACCTTGCGCACCGATACAAATCATTAAATAAAAATAATGAACAAAATTGTAATTACCGGCGGGGCCGGTTTTATTGGCAGTCACATTGCTGAATACTGGAATGAAAAAGGAGCTGAAGTACATGTAGTTGACAACCTCCGCACAGGGTTTGTTGAAAACCTTTCTAGTTTTACCCATGTAGTCATTCATAAAGCTTCGATAATGGAATATGACGTCTTGATGCGCGTTTTTGAAAATGCAGATTATATCTACCATCTTGCAGCCATGGTTTCGGTTCCCGAATCGATTGAAAAACCAAAAGAATGCATCGAATTGAATACAATAGGAACTTTACAAATCCTTGAGGCTGCAAGGCATCAAGGCGTTAAAAAAATTGTTTTCAGCAGTTCATGCGCGATATACGGCGATAATCCTGAATCGCCCAAAAAAGAAACTACGCTTCCAATTCCTAAAAACCCTTATGCTTTTACAAAGCTAAATGGGGAACATTTAATGAATTTCTATTACGAAACATTTGGTTTGCAAACCGTTTCTCTTCGATATTTCAATGTCTACGGACCACGGCAAAATCCCAATGGCACTTACGCAGCGGTCATTCCTTTTTTTATCAATAATGCTCTCCACGGTAATGATCTGATCATCCATGGTTCCGGTGAACAAAACCGCGACTTTGTTTTTGTAAAGGATATCGTACAAGCAAACATCGATACCTCACTGAGCAATGTTACTGGTATTTTTAATGTCGCTTCCGGTTACTCAACTTCAATTAAACAATTGGCGGAAATGATCAAAGAACTGACTCGAAGCCGGTCCACGATCATCCATTCATCCGCGAGAATTGGCGACATTGTGTATAGTGAAAGCGATATCTCGGCCATCAAAAATCAATTAAAATTCCAGCCCCAATATTCTCTTGAACAAGGCTTAGAAATGACCATACGTTTTTTCAGGAATGCGACAAAAAAAAATTAAAATAGCCTTTGTTCATCGAGCCTTGGGACAAAGTGGTACATCAAGGCATTTGCTATATATATTAAACGGTCTCGATCGCAATTATTTTGAACCGATTCTTATCCTGCAACGGCGGGATTTGTTGCATTACACTGCGATGTTAGAAAACGAAATGGTTTTTTTTCTAGCCGAAGGGAGTACTGGAACCATCCACAGAATCAAAACGTTAATTAAAATTATTAAAAAGGAAAAACCGGATCTAATTCATGCCTTCAATCGCCGGACCAATTGGCTTATTTATGTAGCATCTTTATTTTATGATAGCCCGCCGATGATTGGTACTCTCGTGAGTTCAAATTTAAAATTTAAATATATATTGACCGAATTTCTTTTTCGGCTAAAACATCACCTTTTAATCACCAATTCTATTGCAACAAAATTAGAACTTCAATCACGAGCACATGTACAATCTTCAAGCATTAAGGTGATATACAACGGCATTGATCTTGAGAGATTCAAATTGATTGATCAGTGCTCAAAAAAACAATTACAAAGAAAAATGGGGTTTGATACAGAAAAAACGATTGTATTATCCATTGGACGAATCCACCCTGTAAAAAACCTGCTTTGTACACTCAAGTCTATTAAAATAATGACTCAAGAATTTGGAATGGACAATTTGCAGTATATATGTGTGGGCCCGATATCCGAACAACAAACCTATGATGAAATGAATGCCTATATCTTAGAGAACAATTTACAGAAAGTTGTGCATTATTCAGGACCGGTCGAAGCTGTGAATGATTATTATCATATTGCTGATTTTATGGTCTTATCGTCATGGTCTGAAGGATTACCCAATGTGATTTTGGAATCCATGGCATGTGGAGGAATTGTTTTTACGGCCGAGTCGGCCGATGATAATCATGTTGTCATTAATAATTATAATGGCTTTCGCTTTAAAACTAACGATGCCGCTCATCTAGCTGCTATGATCATGCAAGCTACTCATTTTTCTGAATGCCAAAAAAGAGAAATTCAGCAAAACGCCAGACGGCACGTTGAAAAAAATTTTTCGCTCTTCATGATGATTAAGAATTTTGAAAAAACTTATTTACACGCACTTAAAGATCAGAATCATGAACATTATTGTTGATGCCCGTTCGCCGGATAGTTTCAAGAAAATTTTCAGTATTTCATTGGTCGAGCGCATTATTCGCCAACTCTGCATCCTTCGTGATCAACCCCATGTTATTATTTTGATTGCGCCTCACGCTGAAAAGCATTTTTTGCGAAACGATTTTAAAAAACATTTTAACGCTACGATCGATACTGTAGAGAACATCGAAATACCATGGGATGCGTTAAATTCTCATATAGACAATGAAACAATACTATGGGTTGAAAGTAATGCTATATACGATCACCGCGTTTTCGAAGCTTTGATACAAACAGAAACCGCCCAAGTTATAACCGATGACCGATCTGATATTCCATTGGCATTTCGCTCAGATATTTCCAATTTTAAATCCTTGGCATCAAAAAACCCGACGAGCTTTTCATCATCGCACCTTCGCGGACATCTTAAAGCTTTGGAACTATCGACATTATCCTCATATATCCGTTTTTTGCGTCGTTCGGTTCCTCCGGTTTTGATCCGTATAAACGCGCAAACGTCGATCAAGCAAATTGAAAATCTTCTTTATGAAAATACATTCAAAGGCGCGATGGAATTCATAGCAATTTACGGTTACCGGTTACCGGTGCGTGAAATGACACGTTGGGTAGCACGAACGAGTATTACTCCTAACCATATTACAGGATTGGCTGTACTATGTTCTTTTGCTGCCATTCCATGCTTCTGGCTCGGTTATTTGTGGGCCGGCTTGATTTTGGCCGCATCTTTTATTGTACTGGATTCGCTTGACGGAAAACTTGCTCGGTTAACTTTTAGATTGAGCCATGTTGCCGACCGTGTTGATCATTTAACCAGCTTACCGACTCGAATAGGATGGTATTCCGGAATGGGATGGTACTTTTCGATGGGTCAATGGGACAGTATAACCGGAATAGCAGGGATGGCGTTGACATTTTTTCCGATTCTAGATAAATTTAATTTAAATTTTTGCAACTACTGGTTCGGTAAATCATTGTTGGATTTTTCACCGCTCGATCGACGCATCCATCTCTTTACGGCACGCCGCAATGATATTTTCCTTATGATAGTGGGATCGGCCATGGGCTTTGCATGTGAATCATTTTTTATAATTGTATTGTGGGTGGTTCTGACTTGGCTTTGGCACATATTAAGGCTTATCTGGCTGACGACTACAGTAAAAAAACAGAAATCTTAAAATCTTTATCCAAAACCGAAAGGTGAAAAGATGGAGGCCAATACTATTGCCATTATCAATTGTTCGAACGAATATAGTTTTAAGAAAATCTGGGGAGTTTCATTTTGTGAAAGAATTTTAAGACGCCTCTCTGATTTGGGTATTCGTCACGCTTTATTAATATTGTCATCCAATGTCCGTCTGCCATTGCGCAATGACTTTAAACCACGTTTTCCAATCGAAGTTCAGTCCATCACTTATGACCAGCTCAGAATGCAGACATTGATTCCTTACAAAGCAGTTCTACTCATGGAAGGACATGCTGAATATGATAATCGTTTATTGAAAGACGTAGTGCCTCATACCGGAAGTTTGCGAATTACGAACGGCAGTAAAGCCTCCCCACTTTTAGTCAAGCTTTCATCAAGCGAATTTGAATCAGTAAAAAATAATTTAACAAATATATCCGAATGGTTGAAGATAATTGATACCGCTTTTTCTTCTATCACTACCCGCTCTATATTGGATTACAATACTTACGATAACACTTTAAAAAGCGACACTGTCCCCGTATTACAGCACGTGACGAACAACGACGAGTTGAAAGCTTTAGAACGATACGTACATAAGTCGCAATCAAAAGTGGTACTTGACTTCGTCGCTATTTTAATTGATAAATGTTTTACATGGATTCTGGTCAGGCCGCTTAGCAAAACTTTAATAACACCGAATATGCTGACGCTGGCCATTATCGCGATCCAAGTGCTTGTTGTTCCTGTTTTTTTCATGGGATGGATTGTTGCAGGATTAGTTTTGGAATGGATCATGATTATTCTTGATTCATGCGATGGTAAACTGGCTCGCGTGACGATTCGCCTTTCCGACCAATTTGGCTGGATTGAACACCGTGTTAGTTATTGGTCTACATCATTATGGTATTTTGCTGTAGGCTGGAGTTTGGCTGAACAGAACATTGATTCACCTTTTGCCATAGCCGGAGCATTTATGTTCATCTTATTCTGGATGCACCGGATGACCGTTTTGTCATTTCAACGTACTTATGGAAAATCTTTGTACTCATACACTCCCATGGATATTCGCATATCGTACATCGTTGCAAGACGAAATATCAATGTGTTTATCCTAACGACTTTTATGTTCGTAGGCAATCTGGAAACAGGTTTAATCGCCTGTTTATTCTGGTCAATGTTAGGATGGCTTTTTCATCTCTCGCGTCTTCTATTCTTATCATTCAAAGATGGAAAACAAATTACTTTAAAAAAGAAACGTTCCCTGGATCCTAATTTACAATTAATAAATTCCTACAATAACAACATTGATCCAAAATGAAAGCAATTATTCTTAGCGCCAATAAGCCGGTTTTTTCAGATCAACCGGTTTTTGACATCGATATTCTTGAACACAAGCTTATAGACATTCAGGTTTCGATTCTTCGAAACAGCGGAATTGAAGATATCCATATTGTCTTAGGACATGCAGCAGAAAGCTTTGCAAGAAGCGATATCCACGTGCATACGAACCCCCAATGGCAACAAACCGGAAGTGCTTTTTCTCTTGCAATAATTATCGATGCATTAAGCACTGCGGATGACGATATTCTTGTAGTATACGGAGACACACTTTTTGAATCACAGATCATCAAAGAACTAATGAAATCACGTGAAGATTTTACGGCTTGTTGTATGATTGATGACCAGAGTGCATTTAATGAGAAAGTTGTGATCGAAAACGGTTTAATCAACAGGGTCAGCGCCGAACCGGATTCCTTTTTTGTATTTACAGGATTACTACTTATCCGGCAAAATAAATTGAAATATGTCCGGAGTCGTATTTCTGAAAAATCTTCAGTTGGTGACTTGCTCAACTCTATGTCGCATGACGGTGAAAAGATCATTACACACATTATTAAAAAAGGTTGGATGGAATTACGGAGTCAGAATTCCATTAATGAATTAGCCAAAAACTCTCCTTTACTCTCAAAAATCATCCAAATCCATGTCGACTGGACCCAACGCGCAAAAAAATACAATAATCTGGATTGGGTCAACCGTGATGTTCTTATGAGCGGTATTGTTCAAATTGCTAAACAAATTTCGCCGGGAAAAATACTGGATTTGGGAACCGGTACAGGAAAGGTGCTCAAAGCTATTAAGAATATGAATCCGGCGGCAGAATGTTGGGGAGTCGATTACAGTCAGGCCATGCTTGAAAAAGTCGAAAATAAAGAATCTTATACACTCAAAGTTTCCAACGCCGAAGATTTGAAAGAAATTCCTTCCGATTATTTTGATTTGGTGACAGCCCGCATGGTATTTCATCATATCAATAACCTTCAGAAAGCTGCATCGGAAGTCAAGCGTATTTTAAAAAAAGGCGGCTGTTTTATCTTGTGCGAAGGCAATCCTCCGTCTCAACGCACTATTAAATGGTACACTGAGATGTTTCGCTATAAAGAAGATCGGTACACACTCACGGAAGTTGACCTGATCAATATTCTGGTGTATGCCGGTTTTCAGGATATAACCACAAAGACCATTATCATGCCAAACTGCAGTCTCAATAATTGGCTGGACAATTCTGGCATACCGCAAGAGAACATTGATATCATTAAAAAAATGCATTATGAAGCGGACGACTACGTGCGGGAAGATTATCGTATGGCTACCAAAGACAGTGACTGCTTTATGGATTGGAAATTTTCGATCACTTTCGGATTTAAATAAAACCGCGGAGCATTTTGAGTAGCCTTGCAAAAAAATCTTTTCGAATCTTATTAGGCCGCGGAGCCGTTTCCGCTTTTTCGATTTTGTTTACGGTTTTTTTTGCATATGAACTTCCTAAATCTATTTTTGCACTCATTGCTTTATATGAAACGGCTGTAAGCTTGTCCAAGGTCGTTACCGATTTAGGTTTGCATTATCGAATTGTGAGAGAAGCGCCGACATTGTACTATTCAGGCGAACGCGAACGCGCAATCAATGAGATCGTTGCTCCTTCTACGCTGATTCGAATTTTATCTGCGTTTGGAGTTGGGGCTTTATTTTTTGTTGTAACCATTATATTCAAAAATGATCTGGAGGTGACATTTCCAGAGATGAGCATATGGTTTATTATAATAATGGCTACGGCTCATCTCATAATAACAAATTTAGAAAGTATCTCTTCGTCTGTCTTTGCTGTCGAACAAAAATTTGGTACGGATGCTTTTTTAGAATCAATGGCTGGTTTTTTAGAAAGTTTTTTGGCTGTTATCTTCTACTTGTTATTCGGAATTAATCATTATTTTACAGGCATTCTAATTGGAATTTCATTGATGGTACTTCTGCGTATATACGTTTTAAGAGAATTACTGCCTTATTTTAAATGGAAACAAATTCATTTTACTAAAACGCGAAAAATTCTCAAAGAATATTTTCCTTTTTACTTACGAAAATTCGTACGTATTGGTTTTGTTCAGGCTGAACATTTATTGATACCGGCTATGCTGCCTTTGGACCAATTAGCCAACTTTAAAGTTGCTAAGAAGTATTCTACTTTTGTAAAAAATTATAATCAGGCTTTTACTGATCCGTTAACGATCAAACTTTCAAAATCAAAAAATATCGAACACCGGCAAGAATTTATCAGAACGTTCTTATGGTTTACTATACCTGTTCCGATTATTTTGACCCTTCTGAGTCCATGGATTATGAAAATTATGGGTGGACCAAAGTATGCCGATAGCTGGTTTATTCTTGCGGTTTTTTATTTTTCATATGTATTCCATGCCCTCGGCGGACTACAAATGATTGTAATTTCAGTTTTTGGTAAGCCGACAGAATCACTCCTTCGTGATACGATTGGCGGATTAGTCGGCATAATCAGTACATTTGCGTTGATATTGCTCTTTAAAGAAAACGGCATCGCTTGGGGGCAACTCATTTCGTTTTTCATTTTATATATAGTTGGTAAAGGTATTGCCAGTAAATATATTAAACAAGAAGCTCCTCACTCTACTCCATCATCATTATGAATATTCTCAACCTCGCCAATTGCATCACTATCGGCCGCATTATTTTAATGTATGTGCTGGTATGGATGATTTATTCGCATGATGTTGCCCTAAGAATTGCCGCCTTTTTTATGGCCATTGTAATCATTATCTTAGATGCGCTTGATGGTTACGTTGCACGGAAACGTAACGAGACGTCGCAATTTGGAGGCGTGCTCGACATTACCGGCGACCGCATCGTTGAAAATGTTTTTTGGATTG
Protein-coding regions in this window:
- a CDS encoding lactate racemase domain-containing protein, translating into MPVFSVPTSAWYEDQIQSFEIPEGCLVEMLSPTDAPALTDAEILAQIAASRDVLLKACHAVQKIVFVVDDLGRPTPAYKVIPGILKIIHSSVISKGAISFIIATGSHRPLTTPELKMKLGHEAVENYKTGSHDAFNSPTAFLGQLANGMPAYVNAEVADADLLIGIGSVIPHSCHGYGGGAKLFLPGVAGIQSISHMHGFLKKRGRGKFDSSEWDMRKASEEFAKLLPPIFSYNVMVNAHRQVARVISGDVYRAFAEAREYASKIYSRTIDSEKRKSYDVVIVNSYPLDSDPVQSDKNKWVRKAFPDAHFIYINATRDGIDYHGWKNIRKRSKPVKWILAVFKAFNIFLHSYGLLSLFAGARRLFVVKFLLPVKLDYQWYQQKPKKKKRTPQDHSTNDPWVYSQFYPQESFETKYPNGRLIRDWDEIKQWLATQKPKARIGVLPCAPIQIIK
- a CDS encoding NAD-dependent epimerase/dehydratase family protein: MNKIVITGGAGFIGSHIAEYWNEKGAEVHVVDNLRTGFVENLSSFTHVVIHKASIMEYDVLMRVFENADYIYHLAAMVSVPESIEKPKECIELNTIGTLQILEAARHQGVKKIVFSSSCAIYGDNPESPKKETTLPIPKNPYAFTKLNGEHLMNFYYETFGLQTVSLRYFNVYGPRQNPNGTYAAVIPFFINNALHGNDLIIHGSGEQNRDFVFVKDIVQANIDTSLSNVTGIFNVASGYSTSIKQLAEMIKELTRSRSTIIHSSARIGDIVYSESDISAIKNQLKFQPQYSLEQGLEMTIRFFRNATKKN
- a CDS encoding glycosyltransferase family 4 protein; protein product: MRQKKIKIAFVHRALGQSGTSRHLLYILNGLDRNYFEPILILQRRDLLHYTAMLENEMVFFLAEGSTGTIHRIKTLIKIIKKEKPDLIHAFNRRTNWLIYVASLFYDSPPMIGTLVSSNLKFKYILTEFLFRLKHHLLITNSIATKLELQSRAHVQSSSIKVIYNGIDLERFKLIDQCSKKQLQRKMGFDTEKTIVLSIGRIHPVKNLLCTLKSIKIMTQEFGMDNLQYICVGPISEQQTYDEMNAYILENNLQKVVHYSGPVEAVNDYYHIADFMVLSSWSEGLPNVILESMACGGIVFTAESADDNHVVINNYNGFRFKTNDAAHLAAMIMQATHFSECQKREIQQNARRHVEKNFSLFMMIKNFEKTYLHALKDQNHEHYC
- a CDS encoding CDP-alcohol phosphatidyltransferase family protein; the protein is MNIIVDARSPDSFKKIFSISLVERIIRQLCILRDQPHVIILIAPHAEKHFLRNDFKKHFNATIDTVENIEIPWDALNSHIDNETILWVESNAIYDHRVFEALIQTETAQVITDDRSDIPLAFRSDISNFKSLASKNPTSFSSSHLRGHLKALELSTLSSYIRFLRRSVPPVLIRINAQTSIKQIENLLYENTFKGAMEFIAIYGYRLPVREMTRWVARTSITPNHITGLAVLCSFAAIPCFWLGYLWAGLILAASFIVLDSLDGKLARLTFRLSHVADRVDHLTSLPTRIGWYSGMGWYFSMGQWDSITGIAGMALTFFPILDKFNLNFCNYWFGKSLLDFSPLDRRIHLFTARRNDIFLMIVGSAMGFACESFFIIVLWVVLTWLWHILRLIWLTTTVKKQKS
- a CDS encoding CDP-alcohol phosphatidyltransferase family protein → MEANTIAIINCSNEYSFKKIWGVSFCERILRRLSDLGIRHALLILSSNVRLPLRNDFKPRFPIEVQSITYDQLRMQTLIPYKAVLLMEGHAEYDNRLLKDVVPHTGSLRITNGSKASPLLVKLSSSEFESVKNNLTNISEWLKIIDTAFSSITTRSILDYNTYDNTLKSDTVPVLQHVTNNDELKALERYVHKSQSKVVLDFVAILIDKCFTWILVRPLSKTLITPNMLTLAIIAIQVLVVPVFFMGWIVAGLVLEWIMIILDSCDGKLARVTIRLSDQFGWIEHRVSYWSTSLWYFAVGWSLAEQNIDSPFAIAGAFMFILFWMHRMTVLSFQRTYGKSLYSYTPMDIRISYIVARRNINVFILTTFMFVGNLETGLIACLFWSMLGWLFHLSRLLFLSFKDGKQITLKKKRSLDPNLQLINSYNNNIDPK
- a CDS encoding methyltransferase domain-containing protein, with product MKAIILSANKPVFSDQPVFDIDILEHKLIDIQVSILRNSGIEDIHIVLGHAAESFARSDIHVHTNPQWQQTGSAFSLAIIIDALSTADDDILVVYGDTLFESQIIKELMKSREDFTACCMIDDQSAFNEKVVIENGLINRVSAEPDSFFVFTGLLLIRQNKLKYVRSRISEKSSVGDLLNSMSHDGEKIITHIIKKGWMELRSQNSINELAKNSPLLSKIIQIHVDWTQRAKKYNNLDWVNRDVLMSGIVQIAKQISPGKILDLGTGTGKVLKAIKNMNPAAECWGVDYSQAMLEKVENKESYTLKVSNAEDLKEIPSDYFDLVTARMVFHHINNLQKAASEVKRILKKGGCFILCEGNPPSQRTIKWYTEMFRYKEDRYTLTEVDLINILVYAGFQDITTKTIIMPNCSLNNWLDNSGIPQENIDIIKKMHYEADDYVREDYRMATKDSDCFMDWKFSITFGFK